TTTTACGCTGCTTATCGGTCTGCTCGTTATGATGGGTGTCACTTATTTTGAGCAACGGCCGGCAAAGAACGCCCCGCAGCGCTGGTTTTTCCTCCTCATGGAGGCTCTGATTCTGGCGGGCGGTCTTTATCTCGCCCAGCGTATGTATACGGATTATGGATTTAAAGGGGTATTTTTAATCGAAGTGCTCTATTTTCTGCGCTTTGACCGGCGTCTGCAGTCCGTCTTCGGCGCCATCGCTATCTCCTGGGAAAACTGGGCGCCCCTGTCCTTTATACTGGTGTGGTTCTACAACGGCACCCGCGGAAAGCAGATGAAATATTTCTTTTACTGGTTTTATCCGGTGCACCTCATCGTGCTCGGATTCTTCAAGCTGGCGATTACAGGACAGTTCCGGCTGTGAGCCGCCCATCCCGGCGTCCCGCGACCGGCGACAGACAGCCATCCCGGTAAAAATCCGCCGCGGCGGCAGACTGCCCATCCCGGCAAAAATCCACGGCGGCAGCAGACAGCTATCTCAGCGAAAATCCACCGCGGCAGCATCCGCCCATCCCGGCGTCCCGCGCCGCATTCTCTGGCGGCATCTGCTGCCGCCGGCTTCTCAGCGGGCGGCGCGCTCCTTCATGATTTCATGAAACTGTCCGCCGCACCGCTCCACCTCTCCGAGCACAATATCTATCCTGTCCGCATCCAGATACCAGTTATCTTTCGTTATCCCGCGTGTCTGCACCGGGCATACCAGAATTTCCGTTTCCGGAAACAGAATCTTATAATATAAAAGGCTTCTGCGCGCATGAAACGCCTGGCAGACAAGCAGCGCCCGCCGGATGGTTCTGCCCTCCAGCAGCTTTGCCGTATATATCGCATTTTCATAGGTGTAGGTTGCCTGCTTTTCCTGCAGGACTGCGCTGCGCGGAACGCCTCTCTCCACAAGCACCGCCGTCAGGAAATCGCTCTCGGTCTCGTAGCTTTTTCCCACATATTCCTGCGGAGACAGCGGTCCTGCAAAAGAATCCCCAAGGATGCTGTATTTTCCGGACGCCACAATCTGCCCCGCCAGCTTCTGATGATACAGCTCTGCGGCGCGCAGGGCAAGCTCCCCATAGCCGCTTCCGGGAATAAAAATGATGTCCGCCTCCTGCGGCGCATCCTCCACAAAAATAAAATCCGTCAGATAATCGTAATATTTCTTCATATACATTTCTCCCCGCCCAAAATGTGCGCCGCCGGATGCATACGCGACGGATGCCTGATAACTAAAAACATCCACTGAACGTTTTTGTCGTATGTATGGCAACGCAAAATCCGGGCGCCGGAAAAATCACCCGGCACCCGGATTCAGTGTATCACAGATTGCGCGCCCCCGCAAGGGATGAGCGCGCCGTGCAGGCTGCAAACCGCCCGCCTGGTTACTGTTCACATCGTTCACAGTAACATTAAACTGCCCGCCTGTTACTTTTAGCCTCAAACACTTGCTGCAACGCGAAGCGAATTTTAAACGGATTTGCGAAGGCTATCACAGATGTAACCGCTTAATGAGGCGGTACACTATCTCGTGCTCTCTCACGAGCGGCTTTTTATGCGCGAAAAATACAATGCCGTCTACAGGCGCGATGACCTGCGACATCACATAGCCCTCATAAGGGTGCAGGATCTCCGCCATCACCTCTCCGCACACCACTTCATCGCCCGGCTTTGCATGGCGGCGGTAAATCCCGCCCGCGTCCGCATGGACGGTGCGCAGCTCCTCCTCTTTTATAATAGAAGCAATATAGCCGCTGTGGCTGTGATAGCGGATTACCCCCATGCGCGTGAGGAAGCGCAGGACGGCGGCAACCGCCTGCTGCGCAGAAGCTTCATCAATGCAGTCCGTCTCCTTTGTATAGACGGAAAACGCGCTGCTCTCCCATATCTGCCAGTTGTAATTCAGGGTAGCCGTATCAATCGGACGGGGCTTTCGCAGAACCGCATACGGCAGCCCGAACAGGTTGCTGAGGCTCTCGTTTGTATGTCCGGTATCCATAATGCGCACATGCGGAACAAAATCGCCCGGCGTATAAAAACTGGTAAACTGAATGCCGTAGCCGTAATCCTTCACTCTGGAGAACACGCCGCCGGCAATGCGCTGCGTCGTCTCTCCCTCGCTGTAGCCTGGAAACATCCGGTTGATATCCGTATTATCCAGCGGCCAGAACCGCCGTTCAATATTCATGGAATAAAGATTGACCGCCGGTATCACAAGAATCTCGTTGTTTGCCGCAATCGCGCCCTTTTTCTCCAGCTCCTCCAGCGCCTTCACAAGCTGCGAGCACACATAGAGCTGCTGGATTTCGTTACCGCGCAGGGAGCCGACGATGCACGCCGCCTTTTTCCCCTTCCCGAAAAAATAGCCCTGCACGCGCATCGGCTCGCGGTAAACGCCGTCCAGCGTATAGATATCTTCTGTTCTCACGAGATTACACCTCCTAAAATTCTTGCGAGCAGAGAGCCGCTGTAGACAATCGGGTATTCCCTTCTGGTAAATACCATCCCTGCCATCGGGGCGCACACCCGCTCGGCAGTCTTTCCTGTCAGCGGATGCAGAATATCTCCCATGTGCTGTCCCTCGCGCACATAATCCCCGTGCTCCACGGACGGCACAAAAATACCGGAGGCATTGGCGTTGATAAACCCGACATGATGGTCGGTAGAAATCACCGGTTCAATCACCGGTCCTGTCTCCCCCTCCCACATGCCAAGCTCCTTCATCAGATTCAGAAGCCCTTCTGTGAGCTGGTCGCAATACTGGCGCGTAATGCGCATCCCGACGCCCATCTCCACGACCAGCGTCGGCACGCCCGCCTGGTTGAGGCTGTAGGCCAGCGTCGATTCCAGCACCGTTGCGGAGGCGTGGACCCACACAAAATCCACATTGAGGTGCTTTGCCAGCGGCACCAGCTCTTTCGCCGTCTGCTCATTAATGCGCACCTGCGGAATCTCCATCAGAAAAATATTGCTGGAATGGATGTCCACGCAGATATCCGCGCCTTTGATATCCTCTATAATATCCGCCGCACAGTTCTCGGCAATGCCGCCCTCGCGGCTGCCTGGGAAGATGCGGTTCATGTCCAGGTCAAAAATCGGGATGCTGCGCGTGATGGACTCGATCCCCAGCGGATTCAGCGCCGGATAAATATCCACGATCCCCTTTAAAAATTCCGGATGCTCCGCGATCCTGCGCTGCAGGGCGCAGCACACAAACTGTCCCTCCAGCTCGTCCCCGTGCGTGCCCGTCACGATCGCGATCCGTTTTTCCGTTCCCGAAAGCTTTTCCGGCTGTATCCGGTTTTTCTGTATCAGCAGATGCTCGCCCACCGGCAGATCTGCCTTGGAAACTTCCAGTATCATGTTATTTCCTCCACATTCACATATATTTCCTGCTTCTGCCCCGTCCGTCCGTAAAAGACGCCGCGGTCCAGAATGCAGTCAGTATAATCCCTTCCATGTGACAGCTTAATATAAACATTATCAATAAAACGGTTGTGCGTCGGGTCAAAGCCCTTCCACATGCCGTCATCGTAAATCTCCGCCCAGGCGTGCGTTGCGCCCTCCCCGATCTGCAGCCCCGCCACATACCTTGCCGGAATATGGCTGCACTTGCAGAGCGCAATAAAAATATGCGCGTAATCCTGGCACACACCGCGCCCTTCTCTCAGAGCCTCCCCGGCGGTCGTATCAATGTTCGTCACACCGCTCTCATACGTAAAATGGTCATACAGATATTGCATTAAGATACATGCTTTCTCAAAATTTGTGCAGTCCGGCAGCCGGATACGTTTCAGAAACGCCAGCACCTCCGGCTCATACGCCGTCAGCCGCGTGGGATAGGAATAACAGGAGCGGCACTCCTCGCGCGTCCTCTGGCTGACATCCACCCGCGCAGTCCCGGACACCTCATACATAAAATAGTCATGCTCCCGGCTGCAGCGCCCGATGTACAGATGATTGCCGAAGGTATCCGTCTCCTCGCAGAGCCAGTCCGCCGGTTCCACCTTTTTTGTCCGGACCGTAATCTCCTGCACGCTGTCCGTATGCGGGACGTACCGCAGCGCAAAGTCGTGCTCCCGCACCGGCGCCTCAAAATCCAGCCGCATCCGGTAATAAAAGTCCAGCGTTTTCATAGCTTATACCCCGATAGCACTGCCCAGCAGCTCCAGCGCCTCTGTATAGCGCCGCTGTCGCTCCCCTTTCTGCGCGATATCCATAAAAGCATCCAGATGTTCCTTACTGCACGGCAGACTGACACGTTCCATCCGGTTGTTCAGCTTGCTGTACTCTTTTTCCATCATCGCCACCGGACTGTCAAAGCGGAAATACAGATCCAGACGCTCCAGATATTTTCCGCATTTTATCACGTTGCGGGATTCCTCATTCTCCACATAATCGTCCGCGGCTCCCCAGAAAGCAAGCAGGTAATCCGTCACCTTCTGCAGCTCCATCACCGGCGCCGCGCCTCCCTGTGCCGCCTTCAGAGTATCGAGCGACATCTGGATGTACGCCAGCACCTCGCTGCTCACCTCCTCACGCAGGACCACCGCGTTGTCAAAGGCGCGCTGCAGGTTTGCATACATAGAATCCGGATTCTGCTCCGAAAACAGATACGACTGCGTAAACTGCTTCCGGTCCGTATAGATATCCGGAATCGCCAGCCTCCGGCAGTATTCCTGGTAAACATGCTCATCCTTATCAATCATAATATCGTAATACCGGTCAAACAGCAGCAGGGTCGTGTAGACCCGCTCCGTATATCTGCCCAGCCAGAACAGATGGTTCATTTTTTCTAATGAGACAGTACCCATGTATCCTTAAAGCCTCCTCCCTGCGATGAATTTACTACAAACGAATCCGGGTTCCGGGAAAATCTCGTAAGACCGCTCGCCCAGACCCTCGTTTTCTCTCCCGAAAGCACAAATGCGCGCAAATCCGCCTTCCGCTCTACGCGCTCTCCGCCGTCCATGATTTCCAGGTCCAGGAAATCAATGACCTCCTGCGCGATAAAACGCCGCGACTGTGTGATGATCAGATGGCGCATCTTCTCCAGCGCTTCTTTATCCAGATCTCTTCCGAAGACCACGCCGTAGCCGCCCGCCTCCGAGACATCCTTTATTACCAGCTTTTCCAGATTCTCCAGAACGTAGCGCCTGTCCTCCTCATAATACGGCAGATAGGTCGGCGCATTCTTCAGAACCGGCGTCTCCTTCAGGTAATATTCAATCATCTTCGGCACAAAATAATAGATGCCCTTATCGTCCGCCACCCCGTTGCCCGGCGCATTGACGATAGCCACGTTGCCCGCCCGGTACGCCGACATCAGATTCGGGATGCCAATCAGCGATTCCGGCAGGAAGGTGCAGGGATCCAGATATTCGTCGGAGATTCTCCGGTAAAGCACGCCCACCTTCTGTTTGCGGGTTCCGTAATCTTTATAATAGAGACAGTTGTCCTCCACAAACAAATCTCCTCCGGTCGCAAGCACGCTGCCCGTGCGCTCCGCAAGATAGGAATGCTCAAAGTACGCCGCGTTGTAGCGCCCCGGCGTCATGATGACGCGGATACCGCCGCAGCTCACATGTTCCATCGTCTCCTTCAGAAGCTGCGCATAATCCCGGTTGTCGACCACACCGTTATGGCGGAAGGTTTCCGGCGCCGCCCGCCTGCACAGCTCCCGCGCAATCAGCGGATAGGAAGCTCCGGACGGAATCCGCAGGTTATCCTCCAGAATGTACCAGCTCTTATCTCTCGCCTGCACCAGGTCGATTCCGGAAATATGGCTGTAAATTCCCCGCGGAGGCAGCAGATTTTCACACTCCGGCAGATAGCCCTTCGAGGAAAATACAAACTCCTCCGGCACCACGCCGTCTTTTACAATCTGCTTTTTTCCGTAAATGTCTTTTAAAAACAGGTTCAGGGCATCAACTCTCTGAATCAGTCCCTTTTCCATCACCTCAAATTCCGCCCTGGTAATCACCCGCGGAATCGCGTCAAACGGAAAAAGCTGCTCGTGGAACGTGTTGTTCTTATAAATGCCAAACTTCACGCCATAACGCGCCAGGAGCTGGTTTATCATATCCGCCCGGTCAATCAAATCTCTCATACGCTTCTCTCCCTCTGTATTCCGGATAAAAAAAAGAAGCCTCTGCAATCATGCAAAAGCTCCTTTGCTTCCTCTTCTATATACTATACAGGAATCCGTCTTATTCGTCAATTTAAAAGATTTCATTAAGATGATGCAAGTTTTACATAAAGCTTTCCTAAAAGCCTTACCGCCTGGCAGATTTCCTCCTCGTGCATGTTGGCGTAACCGAGAATCAGCATCGTCTCTTTCGGCTTATAGTCGCCGATACAGCAGGCACGGACCCCGCAGACACGCACTCCCTGCTGCTTCGCCGCCTCCACCGCCCGCTCTTCGCTGATGCACTCCGGCAGCGTGACAAGCAGATGTGTCCCGGCATACTCGCCGGAGACCCGGAAAATCTCCGGAAATTCCTTCAGCGCCTCCAGAAGCGCGTCGTGACGTCCCTTATAGATGGAGCGCATTCTGTTTAAATGACGCTCGTAGGCTCCGCTGCGGATAAATTCCGCCAGGATTTTCTGGTCCATGCGCGATACCGTGGAGGAAAAACGGCTTCCCCGCGTGCGATAACGCTCCAGCAGCCCCTGCGGGAGCACCAGAAAACTGATACGGATCGCCGGCGCAATCGATTTGGAAAAGGTGCCGATATAAATCACCTTTCCGTTTTCGTCAAGCCCCTGCAGCGCCGGAATCGGTTTCCCCTTGTAGCGGAATTCACTGTCATAGTCGTCCTCAATCACATAGCGCCCGTCCCGCTCCGCCGCCCAGTTCAGAAGCTGCTGCCGTCGCCCGATGGGCATGACGATTCCAAGCGGATACTGGTGCGAGGGCATAACGTAAGCGACCTGCGCCCCGCTGGCAGCGAGCGCCTCCACGCGCATCCCGGATTCGTCCGTCTCCACCGCCACAGCCTCCTGTCCGAGCGTCCGGAATATATCGTACGCCTTTTTGTAGGTCGGATTTTCCAGCGCATAAGTATGTTTTCCAAGAATCGCATTCAGCAGCATCAGAAGATAATCGTTTCCCGCGCCGATGATAATCTGCTGCGGCTGGCAGCGCACACCGCGAGCCTGTCGCACATAGGCGGCAATCGTCCGGCGCAGTTCTTCCTCCCCCGCCGGCGCTCCGAGCTGGAAAAAGCTCTGGTTCTCCTGCATCAGCAGCTCTCTGGAAATTTTGCGCCAGGTGTTGTGCGGAAAGCTGCCCAGATCCACGCCGGACGGCGAAAAATCGTACCGCCAGCTCTCCTGCATTTCCCGCTCCGGCTGGCCTGAGAAGCTCTCCTCACCCGGAAGCCGGTATAGTCCCTCCAGATCATTGACAAAATAACCGCTGCCGGGCTGGTTGTCTATGTAGCCCTCCGATAAAAGCTGTTCGTAGGCGAGCGTCACTGTGCTGCGGCTCACCTCCAGATACTGCGCCAGCCTTCTGGTGGAGGGCAGCCGCTCCCGGCAGGGCAGATTTCCGTTCTGGATCTCCTGCTTGATGTATTCGTAAATCTGCTCATAAAGCGGTCTGGACGCCTTCGCGTCCAGACTGATGGTTAATTCATTCATGCTTTTGTTTCATCCTTCGGCAGACGGAAGGAGCTCTTTAAGGAGACAATGCGGTTAAACACCAGCGCCTCCGGCTTCGAATCGCGCGCATCCGCGCAGAAGAAGCCCTGACGGACAAACTGGAAGCTGTCGTAAGCCTGCGCCTTTGCCAGCTCCGGCTCGATATAGCACTCTTTGAGCACCTTCAGCGAATCCGGGTTCAGATTGAGGCTGCCGTCCTCGTTGTAAACACCCTTTTCCTCGTCGATGATATTTTCATACAGACGCACCTCCGCCTTTACGGCTGTCTGTGCGGCAACCCAGTGAATCGTGCCCTTCACCTTGCGTCCGTCCGGGCTGTTGCCGCCCTTTGACGCCGGGTCGTAGGTGCAGTGGATCTCCGTGATCCTGCCCGTCTCATCCTTCACAAAGCTTTCGCATTTCACAAAGTACGCATTCATCAGGCGCACCTCGTTCCCCGGAAACAGACGGAAATATTTGCGCGGCGGAACCTCCATGAAGTCCTCTCTCTCGATATAAAGCTCCCTGCCAAACGGCACTTTGCGGGAACCGAGCTCCGGATTTTCCAGATTGTTGACAACCTCCAGATATTCCACCTCACCCTCCGGGTAGTTGTCGATAATCAGCTTCACCGGATCGAGCACCGCCATCATGCGCGCCCGCTTCAGCTTCAGGTCCTCGCGGATGCAGTATTCCAGCATCGCGTAGTCCACCGAACTCTGGCTCTTGGAAATGCCGCAGAGGTCCACAAACATCCGGATGGATTCCGGCGTGAAGCCGCGACGCCGCAGGGCGGCAATCGATACCAGACGCGGATCGTCCCAGCCATCCACGATGCCATCTTCCACCAGCTTTTTGATATAGCGCTTTCCGGTGACGACGTTGGTAAGATAAAGCTTTGCAAATTCAATCTGCTTCGGCGGCTTCTCATAGCCTACCTCACGCACCACCCAGTCGTACAGCGGACGGTGGTCCTCAAATTCCAGCGTACAGATGGAGTGCGTCACGCCCTCGATGGCGTCCTCGATTGGATGCGCGAAATCGTACATCGGGTAAATGCACCATTTATCGCCGGTGTTGTGGTGGCTCATATGCGCCACGCGGTAAATGACCGGGTCACGCATATTGATGTTGGGCGACGCCATGTCAATTTTCGCGCGCAGCACCTTTTCCCCGTCCTCATATTTTCCCGCGCGCATTTCTTCAAAGAGACGCAGATTTTCCTCTATGCTGCGGTCGCGGTAAGGGCTGTTTTTGCCCGGTTCCGTGAGCGTGCCGCGGTACTGGCGGATTTCCTCCGCAGACAGGTCGCACACAAATGCCTTTCCTTTTTTAATCAGCGTCACCGCCGCTTCATACATCTGTTCAAAATAATCGGACGCAAAGAACAGACGGTCCTCCCAGTCTGCTCCCAGCCACGCCACGTCGGCTTTAATGGATTCCACAAATTCCATCTTTTCCTTCGTCGGATTCGTGTCGTCAAAGCGCAGGTTGAATTTTCCTCCGTACTGCTGTGCAATTCCGTAATTTAATAAAATGGATTTTGCGTGTCCGATGTGCAGGTAGCCGTTCGGCTCCGGCGGAAACCGCGTGCAGACCGTATCACATTTTCCCTCCGCAATGTCCTTATCAATTATCTGCTCGATAAAATTTCTGGAAACTGTCTCTTTTTCCATAACGCTCCTCCATCATTCTTCTTTCTCCGGGCTGATTTCCTCCGGACTGATTTCTGCGCCCAGTTTTTCCATCGCATTCCATCTGTCCGTGCAGGCGGAAATTTTTTGCCCTGTTGCTCCATAGTAGCATAAAATTTCCGCAAATTCAATAGGAACAGTTCAGCCTTTCCCCGTCAGAGCGTTCACAGTGTTACTGCTCACTCCATTCGCAGTAACCTCATAGCTGATCCGTATTTTACCACTCTGCTGCGGATCTGTCCTGATACAAAACTGCCATACATTCATAAGGCTCCAGCGTCACAGAATCCTGCACCCTGGCCCGGTCATAATTGGAAATCAGTATTTTCCCATTTCTTCCCCGCAAATTTTCCGGCACTTCATAAGATATCTTCTGCTCCGTAAAGCTGCAGATCACCAGGAGCTTCTGCTCTTCCAGGCTGCGGATATAAGAATATATTTCTTCGCTTTCCGGCAGCAGTAATTCATAATCTCCATACACAATGATATCGTACTGTTTGCGCAGCGCAATCAGCTTCTGATAATAGTGAAATACCGAATCCGCTCTCTCCAGCTGTTCCTTCGCGTTAATTTCCTTATAATTCGGATTTACCGCTATCCACGGGGTTCCTTTTGTAAATCCGGCATGTTCGCTGTCATCCCACTGCATCGGAGTGCGCGCATTGTCCCTTCCTTTATAGCTTATATAATCAAACATTTCTTCCGGTGAGACAATTCCCTTTTCTGTGAGCTCATGGTAGACATTAATGCTTTCAATGTCCCGGAATTCATCCAGCGATGTAAATGGATAATTTGTCATTCCCAGCTCTTCTCCCTGGAAAATGTAGGGAGTTCCCTGCATCATATGCAGGCAAGTGCCCAGCATCTTTGCGGATACCTCGCGATACTTAAGACTATCATTTCCCATACGGGAAACAATTCTCGGCTGGTCATGGTTGCACCAGTAGAGACTGTTCCACGCCTTTCCCTGGAGCTGTGTCTGCCATTTGCTCATAACCGCTTTAAGCTCCGACAGCTTTATCTTTTTGTGATTCCATTTAAAGCTTTCTCCGCCGTCAAGATCCATATGCTCAAACTGGAACACCATATTGAGCTCTTTTCCCGAAGAGGAAGCGTACTTTTTCGCCTCTTCTACCGTAACCCCGGAGCACTCTCCAACTGTGATAAGGTCATACCTGGATAAGACCTTCCTGTTCATCTCCTGCAAATACTCGTGTACTCTCGGTCCGTTTGCACAATATGGTCCGAAATCTCCATATCCGCTTTTCCCCACCGTTCCATCCGGAAGCCCCGGCACCTTCGATATCAGGCTGATCACGTCCATCCGGAAGCCGTCGATGCCCTTATCGCACCACCAGGTCATCATATCGAACACACTTTTTCTTACAGCCTCATTCTCCCAGTTAAGATCCGGCTGCTTTTGTGAAAACAGATGCAGATAATACTGGTCTGTCGCCCCGTCATATTTCCACGCCGAACCGCCAAAGCAGGACCCCCAGTTATTCGGTTCTTTTCCGTCCTTTCCGTCTCTCCATATATAAAAATCACGGTACGGATTATCTTTTGATTTCCGGCTTTCCACGAACCATGCATGTTCATCGGAGGTATGATTGACCACAAGGTCCATCATTATCTTAATTCCAAGCTCGTGTGCCAGTTCGAGCATACGGTCGTAGTCTTCCATCGTTCCGAATTCCTTCATAATCGCCTGGTAATCGCTGATATCATAGCCCATATCGTCATTGGGCGACTGGTACACCGGACTTAACCAGATTACGTCGATTCCCAGTTCCTTTAAATACCACAATTTTGACCGTATTCCGTTCAGATCGCCGATTCCATCCCCATTACTGTCGCAAAAGCTCCGCGGGTAAATCTGATATACAACACTGCTTTTCCACCACTTTTTTTCCATATTTTCTGCCCCCTTCTTGTTTTTCATTGTGTTTTTTAGTATAGTATAGAAAAAGCTTTCATGCTTGCATAATCTTACCAGATAATAACACTATTTTACGATTTGGAGTGAAACTGCATGATTCCGATTTACCATGAAAACAATACGCACGGCACAGCCGTTTTTCCCCTGCAGGTATATTCCCACCATGATAAGGATGGTTTCTTTTCCGTGTCACAGCATTGGCACGAGGAATTAGAGTGGATCTGTGCAGAGCACGGCGTGCTGAATCTGACCGTACGCGGCAGGTCTTTTACCCTGCACCCAGGCGAATTTTGCTTTATTAATTCCGGAGAACTGCATGAAATTAAATCCGGAGGACCCTCTCTGCATCACGCAATCGTTTTTAAT
This is a stretch of genomic DNA from Marvinbryantia formatexigens DSM 14469. It encodes these proteins:
- a CDS encoding TraX family protein, which produces MTKALKRPSISGSTLKIFAIITMMIDHTGAAVIGPLRYSSPEGMRQFFTALYPVTRAIGRLAFPIFCFLLVEGFIHTRSTVKYALRLFIFALISELPFDFALADRLFSWHHQNVYFTLLIGLLVMMGVTYFEQRPAKNAPQRWFFLLMEALILAGGLYLAQRMYTDYGFKGVFLIEVLYFLRFDRRLQSVFGAIAISWENWAPLSFILVWFYNGTRGKQMKYFFYWFYPVHLIVLGFFKLAITGQFRL
- a CDS encoding YdcF family protein — encoded protein: MKKYYDYLTDFIFVEDAPQEADIIFIPGSGYGELALRAAELYHQKLAGQIVASGKYSILGDSFAGPLSPQEYVGKSYETESDFLTAVLVERGVPRSAVLQEKQATYTYENAIYTAKLLEGRTIRRALLVCQAFHARRSLLYYKILFPETEILVCPVQTRGITKDNWYLDADRIDIVLGEVERCGGQFHEIMKERAAR
- a CDS encoding M14 family metallopeptidase, yielding MRTEDIYTLDGVYREPMRVQGYFFGKGKKAACIVGSLRGNEIQQLYVCSQLVKALEELEKKGAIAANNEILVIPAVNLYSMNIERRFWPLDNTDINRMFPGYSEGETTQRIAGGVFSRVKDYGYGIQFTSFYTPGDFVPHVRIMDTGHTNESLSNLFGLPYAVLRKPRPIDTATLNYNWQIWESSAFSVYTKETDCIDEASAQQAVAAVLRFLTRMGVIRYHSHSGYIASIIKEEELRTVHADAGGIYRRHAKPGDEVVCGEVMAEILHPYEGYVMSQVIAPVDGIVFFAHKKPLVREHEIVYRLIKRLHL
- a CDS encoding M14 family metallopeptidase — its product is MILEVSKADLPVGEHLLIQKNRIQPEKLSGTEKRIAIVTGTHGDELEGQFVCCALQRRIAEHPEFLKGIVDIYPALNPLGIESITRSIPIFDLDMNRIFPGSREGGIAENCAADIIEDIKGADICVDIHSSNIFLMEIPQVRINEQTAKELVPLAKHLNVDFVWVHASATVLESTLAYSLNQAGVPTLVVEMGVGMRITRQYCDQLTEGLLNLMKELGMWEGETGPVIEPVISTDHHVGFINANASGIFVPSVEHGDYVREGQHMGDILHPLTGKTAERVCAPMAGMVFTRREYPIVYSGSLLARILGGVIS
- a CDS encoding transglutaminase-like domain-containing protein yields the protein MKTLDFYYRMRLDFEAPVREHDFALRYVPHTDSVQEITVRTKKVEPADWLCEETDTFGNHLYIGRCSREHDYFMYEVSGTARVDVSQRTREECRSCYSYPTRLTAYEPEVLAFLKRIRLPDCTNFEKACILMQYLYDHFTYESGVTNIDTTAGEALREGRGVCQDYAHIFIALCKCSHIPARYVAGLQIGEGATHAWAEIYDDGMWKGFDPTHNRFIDNVYIKLSHGRDYTDCILDRGVFYGRTGQKQEIYVNVEEIT
- a CDS encoding alpha-E domain-containing protein, with translation MGTVSLEKMNHLFWLGRYTERVYTTLLLFDRYYDIMIDKDEHVYQEYCRRLAIPDIYTDRKQFTQSYLFSEQNPDSMYANLQRAFDNAVVLREEVSSEVLAYIQMSLDTLKAAQGGAAPVMELQKVTDYLLAFWGAADDYVENEESRNVIKCGKYLERLDLYFRFDSPVAMMEKEYSKLNNRMERVSLPCSKEHLDAFMDIAQKGERQRRYTEALELLGSAIGV
- a CDS encoding circularly permuted type 2 ATP-grasp protein, whose amino-acid sequence is MRDLIDRADMINQLLARYGVKFGIYKNNTFHEQLFPFDAIPRVITRAEFEVMEKGLIQRVDALNLFLKDIYGKKQIVKDGVVPEEFVFSSKGYLPECENLLPPRGIYSHISGIDLVQARDKSWYILEDNLRIPSGASYPLIARELCRRAAPETFRHNGVVDNRDYAQLLKETMEHVSCGGIRVIMTPGRYNAAYFEHSYLAERTGSVLATGGDLFVEDNCLYYKDYGTRKQKVGVLYRRISDEYLDPCTFLPESLIGIPNLMSAYRAGNVAIVNAPGNGVADDKGIYYFVPKMIEYYLKETPVLKNAPTYLPYYEEDRRYVLENLEKLVIKDVSEAGGYGVVFGRDLDKEALEKMRHLIITQSRRFIAQEVIDFLDLEIMDGGERVERKADLRAFVLSGEKTRVWASGLTRFSRNPDSFVVNSSQGGGFKDTWVLSH
- a CDS encoding PLP-dependent aminotransferase family protein; this translates as MNELTISLDAKASRPLYEQIYEYIKQEIQNGNLPCRERLPSTRRLAQYLEVSRSTVTLAYEQLLSEGYIDNQPGSGYFVNDLEGLYRLPGEESFSGQPEREMQESWRYDFSPSGVDLGSFPHNTWRKISRELLMQENQSFFQLGAPAGEEELRRTIAAYVRQARGVRCQPQQIIIGAGNDYLLMLLNAILGKHTYALENPTYKKAYDIFRTLGQEAVAVETDESGMRVEALAASGAQVAYVMPSHQYPLGIVMPIGRRQQLLNWAAERDGRYVIEDDYDSEFRYKGKPIPALQGLDENGKVIYIGTFSKSIAPAIRISFLVLPQGLLERYRTRGSRFSSTVSRMDQKILAEFIRSGAYERHLNRMRSIYKGRHDALLEALKEFPEIFRVSGEYAGTHLLVTLPECISEERAVEAAKQQGVRVCGVRACCIGDYKPKETMLILGYANMHEEEICQAVRLLGKLYVKLASS
- a CDS encoding glutamine--tRNA ligase/YqeY domain fusion protein, with the protein product MEKETVSRNFIEQIIDKDIAEGKCDTVCTRFPPEPNGYLHIGHAKSILLNYGIAQQYGGKFNLRFDDTNPTKEKMEFVESIKADVAWLGADWEDRLFFASDYFEQMYEAAVTLIKKGKAFVCDLSAEEIRQYRGTLTEPGKNSPYRDRSIEENLRLFEEMRAGKYEDGEKVLRAKIDMASPNINMRDPVIYRVAHMSHHNTGDKWCIYPMYDFAHPIEDAIEGVTHSICTLEFEDHRPLYDWVVREVGYEKPPKQIEFAKLYLTNVVTGKRYIKKLVEDGIVDGWDDPRLVSIAALRRRGFTPESIRMFVDLCGISKSQSSVDYAMLEYCIREDLKLKRARMMAVLDPVKLIIDNYPEGEVEYLEVVNNLENPELGSRKVPFGRELYIEREDFMEVPPRKYFRLFPGNEVRLMNAYFVKCESFVKDETGRITEIHCTYDPASKGGNSPDGRKVKGTIHWVAAQTAVKAEVRLYENIIDEEKGVYNEDGSLNLNPDSLKVLKECYIEPELAKAQAYDSFQFVRQGFFCADARDSKPEALVFNRIVSLKSSFRLPKDETKA
- a CDS encoding glycoside hydrolase family 13 protein — encoded protein: MEKKWWKSSVVYQIYPRSFCDSNGDGIGDLNGIRSKLWYLKELGIDVIWLSPVYQSPNDDMGYDISDYQAIMKEFGTMEDYDRMLELAHELGIKIMMDLVVNHTSDEHAWFVESRKSKDNPYRDFYIWRDGKDGKEPNNWGSCFGGSAWKYDGATDQYYLHLFSQKQPDLNWENEAVRKSVFDMMTWWCDKGIDGFRMDVISLISKVPGLPDGTVGKSGYGDFGPYCANGPRVHEYLQEMNRKVLSRYDLITVGECSGVTVEEAKKYASSSGKELNMVFQFEHMDLDGGESFKWNHKKIKLSELKAVMSKWQTQLQGKAWNSLYWCNHDQPRIVSRMGNDSLKYREVSAKMLGTCLHMMQGTPYIFQGEELGMTNYPFTSLDEFRDIESINVYHELTEKGIVSPEEMFDYISYKGRDNARTPMQWDDSEHAGFTKGTPWIAVNPNYKEINAKEQLERADSVFHYYQKLIALRKQYDIIVYGDYELLLPESEEIYSYIRSLEEQKLLVICSFTEQKISYEVPENLRGRNGKILISNYDRARVQDSVTLEPYECMAVLYQDRSAAEW